In the genome of Eggerthella sp. YY7918, one region contains:
- the rpmA gene encoding 50S ribosomal protein L27, translated as MAHKKGLGSTRNGRDSHAQRLGVKMFAGQQVKTGNVIVRQRGTHFHPGDNVGRGKDDTLFALCDGTLEFTRGIKRRIHVRPEA; from the coding sequence ATGGCTCACAAGAAAGGTCTCGGATCCACTCGAAACGGCCGCGACTCCCACGCTCAACGACTCGGCGTGAAGATGTTTGCAGGTCAGCAGGTCAAGACGGGCAACGTTATCGTTCGCCAGCGTGGCACGCATTTCCATCCGGGCGACAATGTTGGTCGCGGCAAGGATGACACCCTGTTCGCACTGTGCGACGGCACGCTTGAGTTCACGCGTGGCATCAAGCGCCGCATTCACGTGCGCCCCGAGGCGTAA
- the rplU gene encoding 50S ribosomal protein L21 encodes MYAIVKTGGKQYKVAPGDKLNIEKLDAEVGAKVELDAICVVDGKKVEADPAKAAATKVVAVVLEQFKGEKQLVFKFKKRKNYKKLRGHRQQLTRVEIESIGSAKAAKPAAKKAAKKDAAEEKPAAKPAEKTEAAKPAAKKPAAAKKPAAAKATTEKKPAAKKPAAKKPAEKADEKPASKDAE; translated from the coding sequence ATGTACGCAATCGTGAAAACGGGTGGCAAGCAATATAAGGTCGCGCCCGGGGACAAACTGAACATCGAAAAGCTCGACGCCGAGGTGGGCGCGAAAGTAGAGCTGGACGCCATCTGCGTCGTTGACGGCAAAAAAGTGGAGGCCGATCCTGCGAAGGCGGCGGCCACGAAGGTTGTTGCCGTTGTGCTTGAGCAGTTCAAGGGCGAGAAGCAGCTCGTTTTCAAGTTTAAGAAGCGCAAGAACTACAAAAAACTGCGCGGTCATCGTCAGCAGCTGACGCGTGTCGAAATCGAGTCGATCGGTAGCGCGAAGGCCGCTAAGCCCGCTGCCAAGAAGGCTGCGAAGAAGGATGCCGCGGAGGAGAAGCCCGCTGCGAAGCCGGCCGAGAAGACGGAAGCGGCCAAGCCCGCCGCCAAGAAGCCCGCAGCTGCCAAGAAGCCTGCTGCTGCGAAGGCTACGACCGAAAAGAAACCCGCCGCCAAGAAGCCGGCTGCAAAGAAGCCCGCTGAAAAGGCTGACGAGAAGCCCGCGTCCAAAGACGCTGAGTAA